A section of the Choristoneura fumiferana chromosome 5, NRCan_CFum_1, whole genome shotgun sequence genome encodes:
- the LOC141427840 gene encoding LOW QUALITY PROTEIN: echinoderm microtubule-associated protein-like CG42247 (The sequence of the model RefSeq protein was modified relative to this genomic sequence to represent the inferred CDS: inserted 1 base in 1 codon), with the protein MELHPSRELVASGQRAGRGRRAQAHVRIWSTDTLQTLHVFGMAEFEAGVSAVAFSQLNGGSYVLAVDAGRESIXSVWQWQWGHLLGKVATLQEELTGAAFHPLDDNLLITHGKGHLAFWNRRKDGFFERTDIIKPFEQDGDVVTADSDGFITVYSVDSDGAYFVRMEFEAHIKGISSLVMLSEGTLISGGEKDRKIAAWDSLQNYKRITETKLPESAGGVRSIYPQRPGRNDGNLYVGTTRNNVMEGSLQRRFNQVIFGHHKQLMGLAVHPDDEMFATAGHDKNIALWRGHKLVFATQVGYECVSLAWHPGGGALAAGSTEGHLVVLNADAGAHVATLRVCGSPLNCLMYNSAGDLLGIGSQNGSIYLFRVSRDGFSYKKSNKIRGAQPLVQLDWSLDGNYLQTVTADYDLAFWDIKSLSPEKSPIAMKDVKWSTFNSTVGFLVSGMWNNRFYPMTSLISTASRSAAHDLLISGDSDGYLRLFRYPCASPKAEYNEMKVYSGSVYSARFLFNDRCLVTAGGADAALMLWELVDD; encoded by the exons ATGGAACTCCACCCCTCTCGCGAGCTGGTCGCGAGCGGGCAGCGCGCGGGTCGCGGGCGGCGTGCGCAAGCGCATGTCCGTATATGGAGTACCGACACGCTGCAAACTTTACACGTGTTTGGGATGGCGGAGTTCGAAGCCGGCGTGTCTGCTGTCGCGTTCTCGCAACTG AACGGCGGTAGCTACGTGTTGGCTGTAGACGCAGGACGTGAGAGCA CTTCCGTCTGGCAGTGGCAATGGGGGCACCTACTGGGAAAAGTCGCG ACATTGCAAGAAGAGCTGACGGGAGCGGCGTTCCACCCTCTGGACGACAACCTTCTGATCACCCATGGCAAAGGACACCTGGCTTTCTGGAACCGCAGGAAAGATGGCTTCTTCGAGCGCACTGACATCATTAAGCCG TTCGAGCAGGACGGCGATGTGGTCACAGCCGACAGTGACGGCTTCATTACTGTGTACAGCGTCGACAGTGACGGAGCTTACTTCGTAAGGATGGAATTTGAG GCTCACATCAAAGGCATCAGTTCGCTGGTGATGCTGTCGGAAGGCACGCTGATATCCGGAGGGGAGAAGGACCGGAAGATTGCTGCATGGGACTCCCTGCAAAATTACAAGAGGATCACTGAAACTAAG CTGCCTGAATCCGCCGGCGGAGTGCGCAGCATCTACCCTCAGAGACCAGGCAGGAACGACGGCAACTTATACGTCGGGACCACTCGCAACAACGTCATGGAAGGTTCTCTGCAGAGGCGGTTCAATCAG GTGATATTTGGACATCACAAGCAACTCATGGGCCTGGCCGTCCACCCCGACGACGAAATGTTTGCTACGGCCGGCCACGACAAAAACATCGCATTGTGGAGGGGACACAAATTGGTGTTCGCTACCCAG GTCGGCTACGAGTGCGTCTCGCTAGCGTGGCACCCAGGTGGAGGCGCGCTGGCAGCCGGCAGCACCGAGGGGCACCTGGTGGTGCTGAACGCGGACGCCGGCGCACACGTCGCCACGCTGCGCGTCTGCGGCTCTCCGCTTAACTGCCTCATGTACAATTCAG CCGGAGACTTGCTTGGTATCGGCTCGCAGAATGGCAGCATTTACCTCTTCCGCGTCTCCCGCGACGGCTTTTCATACAAGAAGTCCAACAAGATCCGCGGCGCGCAGCCGCTCGTGCAGTTGGACTGGAGTCTCGACGGCAACTACTTGCAGACCGTCACTGCTGACTATGACTTGGCCTTCT GGGACATCAAATCTTTGTCACCAGAAAAGAGCCCCATAGCCATGAAAGACGTCAAATGGTCTACGTTTAATTCCACGGTCGGGTTCCTGGTCTCAG GAATGTGGAACAACCGGTTCTACCCGATGACGTCACTGATATCAACCGCGAGTCGATCAGCTGCGCACGATTTGCTGATCAGCGGAGACTCAGATGGATATCTACGCTTATTCAG GTACCCCTGCGCCAGTCCTAAAGCTGAATACAACGAGATGAAAGTCTACAGCGGCTCAGTGTACTCCGCGCGTTTCCTCTTCAACGACCGGTGCCTGGTGACAGCAGGGGGCGCCGACGCGGCCCTAATGCTATGGGAGCTCGTGGATGACTAG